Proteins from a genomic interval of Amycolatopsis sp. cg13:
- a CDS encoding DUF1177 domain-containing protein: MLKHVLELLEILDDPAVTGKEVVAYLDAVAGAAGSGAEITTVTGDAGQTDFVRVRVPGSRGRTAGGDAPTLGVVGRLGGVGARPEVTGFVSDGDGAAAALAAAAKLLSMRARGDVLAGDVLIGTHICPDAPTLPHDPVPFMNSPVDIATMNSYELSAEMAAVLSIDTTKGNRVINHRGLALSPTVRSGYILRVSEGLGELLETVTGAPLVTYPITTQDITPYGNGVYHLNSILQPATATDAPVVGLAITSAATVAGCATGASHETDIAAAARYAVEVAKQFGTGALHFHDEAEFANLQTRYGSMAHLQTLGTEVAG; encoded by the coding sequence ATGCTCAAACACGTCCTGGAACTGCTCGAAATCCTCGACGACCCGGCGGTGACCGGGAAAGAGGTCGTCGCCTACCTCGACGCCGTCGCCGGCGCCGCGGGCAGCGGCGCGGAGATCACCACCGTCACCGGCGACGCCGGCCAGACCGACTTCGTCCGGGTGCGGGTGCCCGGCAGCCGCGGTCGCACCGCGGGCGGCGACGCGCCCACTCTCGGCGTGGTGGGCCGCCTCGGCGGAGTCGGCGCCCGGCCGGAGGTGACGGGTTTCGTGTCTGACGGCGACGGTGCCGCCGCCGCGCTGGCTGCCGCCGCCAAGCTGCTGTCGATGCGGGCTCGCGGGGACGTGCTGGCCGGCGACGTGCTGATCGGCACGCACATCTGCCCGGACGCGCCCACGCTGCCGCACGACCCGGTGCCGTTCATGAACTCGCCGGTCGACATCGCCACGATGAACAGCTACGAGCTGTCCGCCGAAATGGCCGCCGTGCTGTCGATCGACACCACCAAAGGCAACCGCGTGATCAACCACCGCGGACTCGCCCTGTCGCCGACCGTGCGCAGCGGCTACATCCTGCGCGTGTCCGAAGGCCTGGGCGAACTGCTGGAGACGGTGACTGGCGCGCCGCTGGTGACTTACCCGATCACCACGCAGGACATCACGCCCTACGGCAACGGCGTCTACCACCTGAACTCGATCCTCCAGCCCGCGACCGCGACGGACGCGCCGGTCGTCGGACTGGCGATCACGTCGGCCGCGACGGTGGCCGGCTGCGCCACCGGGGCGAGCCACGAGACGGACATCGCCGCCGCCGCGCGCTACGCGGTCGAGGTCGCCAAGCAGTTCGGCACGGGCGCGCTGCACTTCCACGACGAGGCGGAATTCGCCAACCTGCAGACCCGCTACGGCTCGATGGCGCACCTGCAAACCCTGGGCACGGAGGTGGCCGGATGA
- a CDS encoding cytosine permease, translated as MSTATKPAKHAKKRIGNDDYSLRRVPEEARYGFGSMLLQWLAQSGSLSQFVLGATLGVGMRFSDAFWAFTLGAVILEVVIFLIGLAGQREGLTMTMLTRFTGFGRNGSALVSLVIAISLVGWFGVQNGIFGKSMNALVGGPVWLWCAVSGVVLTLLVIYGFKYMMWLAKIAVPLFFGLVAWSVVSTLSEHSVGALMSAAPTATAISIPAAATIIAGGYMTGAVVAPDMTRFNRKGWHVLLQSSASIVLSEYIVGMTGVLLGHLVGSSDVTHIVLSTSGFVGLIVVVLATAKINDWNLYGSSLGVVNFVRTVFGRPLHRGVVTLVIGIAGTVLSAIGFLQHFTSFLSLLGVAIPPVGGIIVAEYFLVRRLSTPLRETRAAGRVPATMPVWVPATLAVWAAAFCVGKFVHWGIPALNSLLTAAILYTLLGWAGLIRPVGSAELEEVPA; from the coding sequence ATGAGCACCGCGACGAAACCCGCGAAGCACGCGAAAAAGCGGATCGGCAACGACGACTACTCGCTGCGCCGCGTCCCCGAAGAGGCCCGCTACGGGTTCGGTTCGATGCTGCTGCAGTGGCTCGCGCAGTCCGGGTCGCTGTCCCAGTTCGTGCTCGGCGCGACGCTCGGCGTCGGGATGCGGTTCTCCGACGCGTTCTGGGCGTTCACCCTCGGCGCGGTGATCCTGGAGGTGGTGATCTTCCTGATCGGCCTCGCCGGGCAGCGCGAGGGCCTGACGATGACCATGCTGACCCGGTTCACCGGCTTCGGCCGCAACGGGTCCGCGCTGGTGAGCCTGGTGATCGCGATCAGCCTGGTCGGCTGGTTCGGCGTGCAGAACGGCATCTTCGGCAAGAGCATGAACGCGCTGGTCGGCGGACCGGTGTGGCTGTGGTGCGCGGTGTCCGGCGTGGTCTTGACGCTGCTGGTGATCTACGGCTTCAAGTACATGATGTGGCTCGCGAAAATCGCGGTGCCGCTGTTCTTCGGGCTCGTGGCGTGGAGCGTCGTCTCGACCCTGTCGGAGCACTCGGTGGGCGCGCTGATGTCGGCCGCGCCGACCGCGACCGCGATCTCCATCCCGGCCGCGGCGACGATCATCGCGGGCGGCTACATGACCGGTGCGGTGGTCGCTCCGGACATGACCCGGTTCAACCGGAAGGGCTGGCACGTCCTGCTGCAGAGTTCGGCGTCGATCGTCCTGTCCGAGTACATCGTCGGCATGACCGGCGTGCTGCTCGGGCACCTGGTCGGCAGCTCCGACGTCACCCACATCGTGCTGTCCACCTCGGGCTTCGTCGGGCTGATCGTGGTGGTGCTGGCGACCGCGAAGATCAACGACTGGAACCTGTACGGCTCCTCGCTGGGCGTGGTGAACTTCGTGCGGACCGTGTTCGGCCGCCCGCTGCACCGCGGCGTGGTCACGCTGGTGATCGGGATCGCCGGGACCGTGCTGTCCGCGATCGGTTTCCTCCAGCACTTCACCTCGTTCCTGTCGCTGCTGGGCGTCGCGATCCCGCCGGTGGGCGGGATCATCGTGGCCGAGTACTTCCTGGTGCGCCGGCTTTCCACGCCGCTGCGGGAAACCCGGGCGGCCGGGCGGGTGCCCGCCACGATGCCGGTCTGGGTGCCCGCGACGCTCGCGGTGTGGGCGGCGGCGTTCTGCGTCGGCAAGTTCGTGCACTGGGGCATCCCCGCGCTGAACTCGCTGCTCACCGCCGCGATCCTGTACACGCTGCTGGGCTGGGCCGGGCTGATCCGGCCGGTGGGCTCGGCGGAACTCGAGGAGGTGCCCGCGTGA
- a CDS encoding M20/M25/M40 family metallo-hydrolase codes for MSSAQDEVVDLCRDLIRIDTSNPGSTERPAAEYVAEKLAEAGLEPTLVESAPGRASVFARLSGVDSSRPALLLHGHLDVVPADAGEWSVPPFSGEIADGLLWGRGAIDMKDFDAAILALARQFDRTGEKPPRDIVFGFLADEEGGGKFGSHWLVENRPELFEGVGEAITEGGGVSFDLGNGSRLYPIECAQRGQAWLRLVATGRAGHGSSPNDENAVTDLAESLARIGRHRFPVRLIEPVRALLDRAADLLGVPFDPSDVDGSLARMGRVGELVNVILRNSANPTMISGGYQVNVIPGRATAAVDGRFLPGYEQELLDTVDELLLPSVRREFIHHDIAMESGFDGPLVDAMCAAITAEDPDGHPTPYCNAGGTDNKALSALGIRGFGFKALRVPPELPYNRLFHGVDERVPLESLRFSVRVLDRLLRTC; via the coding sequence GTGAGCAGCGCACAGGACGAGGTGGTCGACCTCTGCCGCGACCTGATCCGGATCGACACTTCCAACCCGGGCTCGACCGAACGGCCCGCAGCGGAGTACGTCGCGGAGAAACTCGCCGAGGCCGGGCTGGAGCCGACTCTCGTGGAAAGCGCGCCAGGCCGGGCCAGCGTGTTCGCCCGACTGTCCGGAGTGGACTCTTCGCGGCCCGCGCTGCTCCTGCACGGGCACCTGGACGTGGTGCCCGCGGACGCTGGCGAGTGGAGCGTCCCGCCGTTCTCCGGAGAGATCGCCGACGGCCTGCTGTGGGGCCGCGGCGCGATCGACATGAAGGACTTCGACGCGGCGATCCTCGCGCTGGCGCGGCAATTCGACCGCACCGGCGAGAAACCGCCGCGAGACATCGTGTTCGGCTTCCTCGCCGACGAGGAGGGCGGCGGGAAGTTCGGCTCGCACTGGCTGGTCGAAAACCGCCCGGAGCTGTTCGAGGGCGTCGGCGAGGCGATCACCGAGGGCGGCGGCGTGTCGTTCGACCTCGGCAACGGCAGCCGGCTGTATCCGATCGAGTGCGCGCAACGCGGTCAGGCGTGGCTGCGCCTGGTCGCCACCGGCCGCGCCGGGCACGGCTCCTCGCCGAACGACGAGAACGCGGTCACCGATCTGGCCGAATCGCTGGCCCGGATCGGCCGCCACAGGTTCCCGGTCCGGCTGATCGAACCGGTGCGGGCGCTGCTGGACCGCGCGGCGGACCTGCTCGGCGTCCCGTTCGATCCGTCCGATGTGGACGGAAGTCTCGCGCGGATGGGCCGGGTGGGGGAGCTGGTGAACGTGATCCTGCGCAATTCGGCGAATCCCACCATGATCTCCGGCGGATACCAGGTCAACGTCATCCCCGGCCGGGCCACCGCCGCCGTCGACGGCCGGTTTCTCCCCGGGTACGAGCAAGAGCTGCTGGACACCGTCGACGAGCTGCTGCTTCCGTCGGTGCGCCGCGAGTTCATCCACCACGACATCGCGATGGAGAGCGGCTTCGACGGCCCCTTGGTGGACGCGATGTGCGCGGCCATCACCGCGGAGGACCCGGACGGCCACCCCACCCCGTACTGCAATGCCGGCGGCACCGACAACAAGGCGCTGTCCGCGCTCGGCATCCGCGGCTTCGGGTTCAAGGCGCTGCGCGTCCCGCCGGAACTGCCCTACAACCGGCTGTTCCACGGCGTCGACGAACGGGTGCCGCTGGAGTCGCTGCGGTTCTCCGTCCGGGTCCTGGACCGGCTGCTGCGGACTTGCTGA
- the pepE gene encoding dipeptidase PepE — translation MTDLLLLSNSTNHGRDPLEHALDAVAEVLDGRTELVFVPFALADHDGYTERIATAAAPLGVQVRGLHTAADPVAAVRSAPAVFTGGGNTFRLLAELYRRELLEPLRDRVSEGMPYLGASAGTNIAGPTVRTTNDMPIVEPPSLASLGLVPFQLNPHYIDPDPASRHMGETREKRLAEFHECNDIPVLGLREGTWLRVRGDWAELAGVSTSGGAPGRLFRRGVPGEDVSGDVSDLLAPASEPVWG, via the coding sequence GTGACTGACTTGCTGTTGCTGTCCAACTCGACCAACCACGGCCGCGACCCGCTCGAACACGCGCTGGACGCGGTCGCCGAGGTGCTCGACGGACGCACCGAGCTGGTGTTCGTGCCGTTCGCGCTGGCCGACCACGACGGCTACACCGAGCGCATCGCGACCGCGGCGGCGCCGCTCGGCGTACAGGTGCGCGGGCTGCACACCGCCGCCGACCCGGTCGCCGCGGTGCGTTCTGCTCCGGCGGTGTTCACCGGCGGCGGCAACACCTTCCGCCTGCTGGCCGAGCTGTACCGCCGCGAGCTGCTGGAACCGTTGCGGGACAGGGTTTCCGAAGGAATGCCCTACCTCGGAGCCAGCGCGGGAACCAACATCGCCGGGCCCACGGTGCGCACCACCAACGACATGCCCATCGTGGAGCCGCCGAGCCTCGCTTCGCTGGGCTTGGTGCCGTTCCAGCTGAACCCGCACTACATCGACCCCGACCCGGCCAGCAGGCACATGGGCGAGACCCGGGAGAAGCGGCTCGCGGAATTCCACGAGTGCAACGACATTCCCGTGCTCGGCCTGCGCGAGGGCACGTGGCTGCGGGTGCGCGGAGACTGGGCGGAACTGGCGGGAGTGTCCACGAGCGGCGGCGCGCCCGGGCGGTTGTTCCGGCGGGGGGTGCCGGGCGAGGACGTGTCCGGTGATGTCAGCGATCTGCTCGCTCCGGCGAGCGAACCGGTGTGGGGCTGA
- a CDS encoding MFS transporter: MTVLREGRRPGAPLSAWLGVLALLAVVAISYIDRVNVSVLITDPAFTRHFGIAGNRAAQGALMTVFLAGYGIAAMLITPWYEAVFGVRRGLLVSLICWALFTLASPYAGGAVVLLTLRFLLGASEGPLFSLKTMYVKDNFAEGAWGKPNAVSSMGVSLGTALGIPVITFALVHFGWHGSFLLLAALNLVVGLPLVAVFVRASRHRTATRQPALRRFAGALRTPKLGWILLIEVATLGYLWGSTSWLPSYLLQARHFSLAQMSALSALPFVVSLGSGFLGGYFIDRMLARRVPLVLVIGSVGTALCATAVTFADSRWLAAATLILANAFWGLQGPAIPTLVQQYAPAGTVGSAYGLINGVGNLVSALLPTLMGVAIAAGGDHGFAAGYALLAATQLLTLLGAVVLLRGRGPAEKAPAAADLPAVPEESR; this comes from the coding sequence GTGACCGTGCTGAGGGAAGGCCGCCGGCCCGGTGCGCCGCTGTCCGCGTGGCTGGGCGTGCTGGCGCTGTTGGCGGTCGTGGCGATTTCCTACATCGACCGGGTCAATGTGTCCGTCCTGATCACCGATCCCGCCTTCACCCGGCACTTCGGGATCGCGGGCAACCGGGCGGCGCAAGGCGCGCTGATGACGGTTTTCCTTGCCGGCTACGGAATCGCGGCCATGCTGATCACCCCGTGGTACGAAGCGGTGTTCGGGGTGCGGCGCGGGCTGCTCGTCAGCCTGATCTGCTGGGCGCTCTTCACGCTCGCGTCCCCGTACGCCGGGGGAGCAGTGGTGCTGCTGACGCTGCGGTTCCTGCTCGGCGCCAGCGAGGGCCCGCTGTTCTCGCTGAAAACCATGTACGTCAAGGACAATTTCGCCGAAGGCGCCTGGGGCAAGCCCAACGCGGTCAGCTCGATGGGCGTATCCCTGGGCACGGCGCTGGGCATCCCGGTGATCACCTTCGCCCTCGTGCACTTCGGCTGGCACGGCTCGTTCCTCCTGCTCGCGGCCCTCAACCTGGTGGTCGGATTGCCGCTGGTCGCCGTGTTCGTCCGAGCCTCCAGGCACCGCACGGCCACGCGGCAACCGGCGTTGCGGCGGTTCGCCGGAGCGCTGCGCACGCCCAAACTCGGCTGGATCCTGCTGATCGAGGTGGCCACGCTCGGCTATCTGTGGGGCAGCACCTCGTGGCTGCCGTCGTATTTGCTTCAGGCGCGGCATTTCTCGCTCGCGCAGATGAGCGCGCTGTCGGCGCTGCCGTTCGTGGTCAGCCTCGGATCCGGTTTCCTCGGCGGTTATTTCATCGACCGGATGCTCGCTCGCCGGGTGCCGCTCGTGCTGGTGATCGGCAGCGTCGGCACCGCCCTGTGCGCGACGGCCGTGACTTTCGCCGATTCGCGCTGGCTGGCGGCGGCGACGCTCATCCTCGCCAACGCGTTCTGGGGCCTGCAAGGACCGGCGATTCCGACGCTGGTGCAGCAATACGCGCCGGCGGGCACCGTCGGGAGCGCCTACGGCCTGATCAACGGCGTCGGCAATCTCGTGTCCGCGCTGCTTCCGACGTTGATGGGCGTGGCGATCGCCGCGGGCGGCGACCACGGATTCGCCGCCGGGTACGCACTGCTCGCCGCGACCCAGCTGCTCACGCTGCTCGGCGCCGTCGTCCTGCTCCGCGGCCGCGGCCCAGCCGAAAAAGCGCCCGCCGCGGCCGATCTCCCGGCGGTGCCGGAAGAGTCCCGTTAG
- a CDS encoding MarR family winged helix-turn-helix transcriptional regulator encodes MDTVDQVVADWARQRPDLDASPIAIFGRVRRIADLAAGSLRGYLASYGLTPGSFDILCNLRRGGRPYRKTPSELAASALVTSGALTGRLDALERDGLIRRRDHPADRRVSYAELTAAGRKLIDRVLEGHLDREEALLAGLSEADRKDVERALALLEDTVREASPAQ; translated from the coding sequence ATGGACACGGTCGATCAGGTGGTGGCGGACTGGGCGCGGCAACGCCCGGACCTGGACGCCTCGCCGATCGCGATCTTCGGCCGGGTCCGGCGGATCGCCGACCTGGCCGCCGGAAGCCTCCGCGGATACCTGGCCTCGTACGGCCTGACCCCCGGTTCGTTCGACATCCTGTGCAACCTGCGCCGAGGCGGCCGCCCGTACCGGAAGACACCGTCTGAACTGGCGGCCTCCGCGCTGGTCACCTCTGGTGCCCTGACCGGCCGCCTGGACGCACTCGAACGCGACGGCCTGATCCGCCGCCGCGACCACCCGGCCGACCGCAGAGTCAGCTACGCCGAACTGACCGCCGCCGGCCGCAAGCTCATCGACCGCGTCCTGGAAGGACACCTGGACCGGGAGGAAGCGCTCCTCGCCGGTTTGAGCGAAGCCGACCGCAAGGACGTCGAACGCGCACTCGCACTGCTGGAAGACACGGTCCGGGAAGCTTCTCCCGCGCAGTAG
- a CDS encoding alpha/beta fold hydrolase has protein sequence MRAGKPTTFVLVHGAWHGPWCWERVSGHLAARGHEVLCPSLPCDNAEAGQDEYLAVLEDALRGRSDVVLVAHSMSGMVAPLATGNPAVSSLILLAALLREPGTTLADDGAAQLAEPLRKALARAAADESGCLALDPADASDVLYHDCTPSDAADAVRQLRPSANTLGGQICPALPERRVPTTYVSCRGDRAANCDWNAARAQELLGAEVREIDGGHSPFWSAPEQFAALLVESA, from the coding sequence ATGAGAGCCGGGAAGCCGACGACGTTCGTCCTGGTACACGGAGCCTGGCACGGCCCGTGGTGCTGGGAGCGGGTGAGCGGGCACCTCGCCGCGCGCGGTCACGAGGTGCTCTGCCCGTCGCTGCCGTGCGACAACGCCGAGGCAGGCCAGGACGAGTACCTGGCGGTTCTCGAAGACGCGCTCCGCGGCCGGTCCGACGTCGTCCTGGTCGCGCACTCGATGAGCGGCATGGTGGCGCCGCTGGCGACCGGCAACCCGGCGGTCAGCTCCCTGATCCTGCTGGCCGCCCTGCTGCGCGAACCCGGCACCACCCTGGCTGACGACGGGGCAGCACAACTCGCCGAGCCGTTGCGGAAAGCTCTCGCCAGGGCCGCCGCGGACGAGTCCGGCTGCTTGGCGCTGGACCCGGCCGACGCCTCCGACGTGCTCTACCACGACTGCACCCCGTCGGACGCCGCCGACGCGGTCAGGCAGTTGCGTCCCAGCGCGAATACCCTCGGCGGGCAAATCTGCCCGGCGTTGCCGGAACGCCGCGTGCCGACCACGTACGTGTCCTGTCGCGGCGATCGCGCGGCGAACTGCGACTGGAACGCCGCCCGCGCCCAGGAACTGCTCGGCGCCGAAGTCCGCGAGATCGACGGCGGACACTCGCCGTTCTGGTCGGCGCCGGAACAATTCGCCGCGCTGCTGGTCGAATCGGCCTGA
- a CDS encoding UvrD-helicase domain-containing protein produces the protein MPAARPTPEQEAAADVFRRGGHLVLQAGAGTGKTTTLTMLGAATRRRGRSLAFNKAIAAEARRKFGPNVQCSTAHSLAFRAGGHVYADRLDRPRMATAKLARLLGITMTVTIGARTLHASTLCSIAKETVLRYCYSADDVLGREHVPWPKGIADEQQHDQLAELALPLAERMWADLQDPHRGKVPFKPDHYLKMWALKRPRFRGDFLLLDEAQDTNPCVEQVFLAQGEHAQLVMVGDSAQAIYGWRGARDVMTGFRGRQLALSHSFRFGGAVAAEANRWLALADAPIRLTGSPAVSSRLETVRAPDAILCRTNGGAMAEVLALLSEGRRVALAGRSEELRRLAEAARDLQEGRRTVHRELLLFSTWGEVQDYAEWDPDGRDLLPFVEVIDEHGVDVVLATLDRLTAEADAEITVSTAHAAKGREWSAVRIADDFTEPVDPDSTGPAGEPLPAEIEPAEARLAYVAVTRARHRLDLGGLSWINQRPDSVAAGAVR, from the coding sequence ATGCCCGCAGCTCGGCCGACACCGGAGCAGGAGGCCGCGGCGGACGTGTTCCGTCGTGGCGGTCATCTGGTCTTGCAGGCCGGAGCCGGCACCGGCAAGACCACCACGCTCACGATGCTCGGGGCCGCGACGCGCCGGCGGGGCCGGTCTCTGGCGTTCAACAAGGCGATCGCGGCCGAGGCGCGGCGGAAGTTCGGGCCGAACGTGCAGTGCTCGACCGCGCATTCGCTCGCCTTCCGCGCCGGCGGGCACGTCTACGCCGACCGGCTGGACCGGCCGCGGATGGCTACCGCGAAACTCGCGCGGCTGCTGGGGATCACGATGACCGTGACGATCGGGGCCCGGACGCTGCACGCTTCCACGTTGTGCTCGATCGCGAAGGAGACGGTGCTGCGGTACTGCTACTCCGCCGACGACGTCCTCGGCCGCGAGCACGTGCCCTGGCCCAAGGGGATCGCCGACGAGCAGCAGCACGACCAGCTCGCCGAGCTGGCGCTGCCGCTGGCCGAACGGATGTGGGCCGACCTGCAGGACCCGCACCGGGGCAAGGTGCCGTTCAAACCGGACCACTACCTGAAGATGTGGGCGCTGAAACGGCCCCGGTTCCGGGGAGATTTCCTGCTGCTGGACGAGGCCCAGGACACCAACCCCTGCGTCGAGCAGGTGTTCCTCGCCCAGGGCGAGCACGCGCAGCTGGTGATGGTCGGCGATTCCGCGCAGGCGATCTACGGCTGGCGCGGCGCACGGGACGTGATGACCGGCTTCCGCGGCCGCCAGCTCGCGCTGTCGCATTCGTTCCGGTTCGGCGGCGCCGTCGCGGCCGAGGCCAACCGGTGGCTCGCGCTCGCCGACGCCCCGATCCGCCTCACCGGTTCCCCCGCGGTCTCCAGCCGCCTCGAGACGGTCCGCGCGCCGGACGCGATCCTGTGCCGCACCAACGGCGGTGCGATGGCCGAGGTCCTCGCCCTGCTGTCGGAGGGAAGGCGGGTCGCGCTGGCCGGGCGTTCCGAGGAGTTGCGGAGGCTCGCCGAAGCCGCCCGGGATCTCCAGGAAGGCCGCCGCACCGTCCATCGCGAGCTGCTGCTGTTCTCCACCTGGGGCGAGGTGCAGGACTACGCCGAATGGGATCCGGACGGACGCGACCTGCTGCCTTTCGTCGAGGTGATCGACGAGCACGGCGTCGACGTCGTACTGGCGACCCTGGACCGGCTCACCGCCGAAGCCGACGCCGAGATCACGGTGTCGACCGCGCACGCCGCCAAGGGCCGCGAGTGGTCCGCGGTCCGGATCGCCGACGACTTCACCGAGCCCGTCGACCCCGACAGCACCGGTCCCGCGGGCGAGCCGCTGCCCGCCGAGATCGAACCCGCCGAAGCCCGCTTGGCCTACGTCGCGGTCACCCGCGCCCGGCATCGGCTCGATCTCGGCGGACTGTCCTGGATCAACCAGCGTCCGGACAGCGTCGCGGCCGGAGCGGTCCGGTGA
- a CDS encoding M50 family metallopeptidase, producing MSGVFGVLNEQVAPPGLGLVLALGVFAVAVSAATFVLMLAGPARWRPLTRANVLSTVVHEGGHALLSIVTGGGVFQIAVTSAETGLTRTWSTSRWSRVLTLVAGYATPPLAGLGAAALLHRGLAPAVLALTVLAMVLVLLATRDVLTLGIVVALGAAAFATLKWGPGWLRNTVAYLEAWLLLTSELGGVAALVVGRLRHGYYGMEDDAAGLAEASGIPAFAWIAGWAALILWTVWTAVPLLWPTA from the coding sequence GTGAGCGGCGTGTTCGGCGTTCTCAACGAGCAGGTCGCTCCGCCCGGGCTCGGGCTGGTGCTGGCGCTGGGGGTGTTCGCGGTCGCGGTGTCGGCGGCGACCTTCGTGCTGATGCTGGCCGGTCCCGCGCGGTGGCGGCCGCTGACCCGGGCCAACGTTCTGAGCACCGTCGTGCACGAGGGCGGGCACGCGCTGCTGAGCATCGTGACCGGCGGCGGCGTGTTCCAGATCGCGGTCACCAGCGCCGAAACCGGGCTCACCCGCACTTGGAGCACGTCGCGCTGGTCGCGGGTGCTGACGCTGGTCGCCGGATACGCGACGCCGCCGCTGGCCGGTCTCGGCGCGGCCGCGCTGCTGCATCGAGGGCTCGCCCCGGCGGTGCTCGCGCTGACTGTGCTGGCCATGGTGCTGGTGCTGCTGGCGACCCGGGACGTGCTCACGCTCGGGATCGTGGTGGCGCTGGGCGCGGCCGCGTTCGCGACGCTGAAGTGGGGACCGGGCTGGCTGCGGAACACCGTCGCCTACCTGGAAGCGTGGCTGCTGCTGACGAGCGAACTCGGCGGCGTTGCGGCGCTCGTGGTCGGCCGGCTCCGGCACGGCTACTACGGCATGGAAGACGACGCCGCCGGGCTGGCCGAGGCGAGCGGGATTCCGGCGTTCGCGTGGATCGCGGGCTGGGCCGCGCTGATCCTTTGGACGGTCTGGACCGCGGTGCCGCTGCTCTGGCCGACCGCCTGA
- a CDS encoding Lrp/AsnC family transcriptional regulator → MSNVVRLDALDRDILFHLRQDGRLTNVELAKRVGLTPPPCLRRVKRLEEAGVIAGYRAVIDPEAVGRGLEALIDLEVYATDRATIEALEDTIASYEEVIEFRRLFGRPDYFIRVAVADHAAYEEFQTRKLSGLPGVLRVTSHLTMKKIKGDA, encoded by the coding sequence GTGAGCAATGTTGTGCGACTGGATGCGCTCGATCGGGATATTTTGTTTCACCTGCGTCAGGACGGCAGGCTGACCAACGTCGAACTCGCCAAACGGGTCGGGCTCACCCCTCCCCCGTGCCTGCGCCGGGTCAAGCGCCTCGAAGAGGCCGGAGTGATCGCCGGCTACCGCGCGGTGATCGATCCCGAAGCCGTCGGCCGGGGGCTGGAGGCGCTGATCGACCTGGAGGTCTACGCGACCGACCGGGCGACCATCGAGGCGCTCGAGGACACGATCGCCTCCTACGAGGAAGTCATCGAGTTCCGGCGGCTCTTCGGCCGCCCGGACTACTTCATCCGCGTCGCGGTCGCCGACCACGCCGCCTACGAGGAGTTCCAGACCCGGAAACTCTCGGGCCTGCCCGGCGTCCTGCGGGTCACGTCCCATCTGACGATGAAGAAAATCAAGGGCGACGCCTGA
- a CDS encoding AzlC family ABC transporter permease: METVSDLAVRDRPPALAALKDCGSVGIGLVPLGLAFGAFLTHSGLAWWWATVFTTFIYAGSFEFLLIGLAAAAAPLASIGLSAFLVNVRHVFYALSFPLHRVRGRRARAYSTFAMTDEAYALSTTDAAREWNGARILWLQLFLHLFWVGGATVGGLLGSLIPSSVVGLDFAMTALFVVLALDAVRDRKGDLPTPILAALSAVVARVVFPGQMLLAAFLLFVGGLVVRSVVAERSLSNA, encoded by the coding sequence GTGGAAACCGTCTCCGACCTGGCTGTTCGCGATCGCCCGCCCGCTCTGGCCGCGCTGAAGGACTGCGGGTCCGTCGGCATCGGCCTGGTCCCGCTCGGACTCGCCTTCGGCGCGTTCCTCACGCATTCGGGCCTCGCCTGGTGGTGGGCGACGGTGTTCACGACGTTCATCTACGCGGGCTCGTTCGAGTTCCTGCTCATCGGCCTGGCCGCCGCGGCCGCTCCGCTGGCGTCGATCGGGCTCTCGGCGTTCCTGGTCAACGTCCGCCACGTCTTCTACGCCCTTTCCTTTCCGCTGCACCGCGTGCGCGGCCGCCGGGCGCGCGCGTACAGCACCTTCGCCATGACCGACGAGGCGTACGCACTGTCCACAACGGACGCTGCCCGCGAGTGGAACGGCGCGCGAATCCTGTGGCTGCAACTGTTCCTGCACCTGTTCTGGGTCGGCGGAGCAACGGTGGGCGGCCTGCTCGGCTCGCTGATCCCCAGCAGCGTCGTCGGTCTGGACTTCGCCATGACGGCTCTGTTCGTCGTCCTCGCGCTCGACGCGGTCCGCGACCGAAAAGGCGACCTGCCGACCCCGATCCTGGCCGCACTGAGCGCGGTGGTGGCCCGCGTGGTCTTCCCCGGCCAGATGCTTCTGGCGGCGTTCCTGCTGTTCGTCGGAGGACTCGTCGTCCGTTCCGTGGTGGCCGAACGGAGCTTGAGCAATGCCTGA
- a CDS encoding branched-chain amino acid transporter permease: MPDPVYLLAAVAVSAAVTWGLRALPFAVLAPLRASRTVQYLSTRMPAGVMVILLVYCLRDVSWTSSSAVAPTVALAVTIGLHLWRRNAVLSIVGGTTVHVLLASLLFPA, from the coding sequence ATGCCTGACCCCGTCTACCTGCTAGCCGCAGTCGCGGTGTCCGCCGCGGTCACGTGGGGATTGCGCGCGCTCCCGTTCGCGGTCCTGGCACCGTTGCGCGCCAGCCGGACCGTGCAATACCTGAGCACCCGCATGCCAGCGGGCGTGATGGTGATCCTCCTGGTCTACTGCCTGCGCGACGTGTCGTGGACGTCTTCGAGCGCCGTCGCCCCGACCGTCGCGCTGGCCGTGACGATCGGCCTGCATCTGTGGCGCCGCAACGCAGTCTTGAGCATCGTCGGCGGTACGACGGTGCATGTTCTGCTGGCGAGCCTGCTGTTTCCGGCGTGA